DNA sequence from the Paraburkholderia azotifigens genome:
CGGCCAGTTCGGCGGCGTTCGGCAGCTTGCCGTGCACGAGCAGATACGCGACTTCCTCGAATTCGCAGGCGCCTGCGATATCGAGAATGTCGTAGCCGCGGTAGTGCAGGTCGTTGCCCGTCTTGCCGACCGTGCACAGGGCGGTGTTGCCCGCCGTCACGCCCGACAGGGCCACGGACTTCTTAGGCTTGAAGCCGCTTGTCGTTTCCGGTGCAGCCGCTTGCGTCGTATCGCTCATTCCCACCGTCTCCTTGTATGTGCCGCTTATTTATCCTGTTCGTTGCTTTTCGTGCTCTGGCTGAACAGCGCGTCGAGCTTCTGCTCGTACGCGTGATAGCCGATGCGATCGTACAGTTCTTCGCGCGTCTGCATCGTGTCGACGATACCTTTTTGCGTACCGTCGCGGCGGATCGCCGTGTAAACGTTTTCGGCGGCCTTGTTCATCGCGCGGAACGCCGACAGCGGATACAGCACCAGCGAAACATCCGCACCGCGCAGCTCTTCGACCGTGAACAGCGGCGTCGCACCGAATTCGGTGATATTCGCGAGCACGGGCACCTTCACGGCCTGCGCGAATTGCCGGTACATCGGCAGTTCCGTCATCGCTTCGGGGAAGATCATGTCGGCGCCCGCTTCGACGCAGGCCATCGCGCGGTCGATCGCCGATTGCAGGCCTTCGACGGCGAGCGCGTCCGTGCGCGCCATGATGACGAAGTCGGGATCGGTGCGTGCGTCGACGGCTGCCTTGATGCGGTCGACCATCTCGCCCTGCGACACGATCGCCTTGCCCGGCCGATGCCCGCAGCGTTTCGCGCCGACCTGGTCTTCGATATGCATTGCGCCCGCGCCGGCCTTGGTGAGGGCCTTGACGGTGCGCGCGATGTTGAACGCCGACGGGCCGAAACCCGTGTCGACGTCGACCAGCAGCGGCAGGTCGCAGACGTCGGTGATGCGGCGCACGTCGGTCAGCACGTCGTCGAGCGTCGAGATGCCCAGATCGGGCAAGCCGAGCGAGCCCGCCGCGACGCCGCCGCCCGACACGTAGATCGCCTTGAAGCCTGCGCGTTGCGCGAGCAGCGCGTGATTCGCGTTGATTGCGCCGACTACCTGCAACGGCTTCTCGGCGGCGACGGCTGCGCGGAAGGCCGCGCCCGCGGACGTGTGTGCTGTGCTCATGATGTGGATTCTCCCGTTGCGTTCGCGTCGTTCGGACCGAACAGCGGCGCGGCTTCGGCGGGCACGCTGCGGCCCGTCGAGCGGGCGCGGCGCAACACCGACCAGTAATAGCGGTAGCTCGCGCGATCGTGCAGCGTGTCTTTGTGACGCGTCGGACCCCATTGCGCGGACTGCGCGGCGAGCAGGATTTCAGTCGCGGTCGCGATCTCGTCGTCGCGCGGCGCGAAGGCCGATACGATCGCCGGAATCTGCGCCGGGTGAATGCTCCACATGCGCGTGTAGCCGAACTCGTTGCGCGCGCGCAGCGCGTCGTTCGCCACCACGTTCATGTCGCGCACTTCCGTCGACACGTTGTGCGACGGCACCTTGCCATGCGCGTGGCAGGCGGCCGAAATCTCGAGCTTCGCGCGCCGCACGAGCGGATGATCGAACTGGCCGGGCGAGCGCATGGCCGTGTCGGGAATCGCGCCGTCGTGCGCGGAGACGAAGTCCATCAGGCCGAAGCTCAGCGACTCGACGGCGGGCAGCGCGGCGAGATCGAACACGCGCGTCAACGCGCCATGCGTTTCGACGAGCAGTTGAACGGGAACGGGCTTCGCGATGCCGAACTCACGGCGCGTCGCCTCGATGAACGCGCACATTTCGGCGGCATCGGGCACGTTGCGCACTTTCGGCAGCATGATGAACGCGGGCGCGCGCTTCGCGGCGCGCAGGATGAGGCGCACGTCGTCGCGCCAGTGCGCATGGTTGAAGTCGTGAATCCGCACGCCGACGCGGCCGAAGCGGTCGTGCTCGCTGCCGAGCAG
Encoded proteins:
- the prpB gene encoding methylisocitrate lyase gives rise to the protein MSTAHTSAGAAFRAAVAAEKPLQVVGAINANHALLAQRAGFKAIYVSGGGVAAGSLGLPDLGISTLDDVLTDVRRITDVCDLPLLVDVDTGFGPSAFNIARTVKALTKAGAGAMHIEDQVGAKRCGHRPGKAIVSQGEMVDRIKAAVDARTDPDFVIMARTDALAVEGLQSAIDRAMACVEAGADMIFPEAMTELPMYRQFAQAVKVPVLANITEFGATPLFTVEELRGADVSLVLYPLSAFRAMNKAAENVYTAIRRDGTQKGIVDTMQTREELYDRIGYHAYEQKLDALFSQSTKSNEQDK
- a CDS encoding HpcH/HpaI aldolase/citrate lyase family protein yields the protein MRALTPAEVLFDGEAPPTVLPACDHYAGSEKLMLKSLALQQELGPVFDITLDCEDGAQVGREAEHAELVASLLGSEHDRFGRVGVRIHDFNHAHWRDDVRLILRAAKRAPAFIMLPKVRNVPDAAEMCAFIEATRREFGIAKPVPVQLLVETHGALTRVFDLAALPAVESLSFGLMDFVSAHDGAIPDTAMRSPGQFDHPLVRRAKLEISAACHAHGKVPSHNVSTEVRDMNVVANDALRARNEFGYTRMWSIHPAQIPAIVSAFAPRDDEIATATEILLAAQSAQWGPTRHKDTLHDRASYRYYWSVLRRARSTGRSVPAEAAPLFGPNDANATGESTS